Below is a genomic region from Gemmatimonadota bacterium.
GCGCAGTAGTGTACGGGACCAATGGGATCGCGGTGCATATCGGCGTGATCGTGCGCGTTGCGCCGCTGCTCTTGAGCGTCGAGGGAAATACGAGCATTGCTGGCAATTCCGATCCGGGCGGTATTGCAGTCGCACTCAAGCAGGTCACGGCGTCGCGCGTGCTCGGGTACATCAAGCCAGGAGGTGCACAGCAAACGAAAGGGCAGTAACGCGGGTGCCATTACCCAACCAGGAGGATCGATGCAGCAGGTGCAGGACGTTTCGATGCGGAACAGGATCACGAATGTCGTGGCAACGACAATCGCGATAGCCGGAGCGATAGTCGCGTCGCCGTCGGCGGTGGCAAATCTGCCAGACGCGGTCGTGACGGTTCTCAAGACAGCTGCGACGCTCGGGAACACGACGCAGCCGTTGATCGTGACGGTAGCCGGGATTGTCGTGGCGGCCGTGACACATCCGCCGGCGTGGCTGAGCGCATTGAAGCAGGGGATCACGAGCCGATTGTAGTGGACGTGAGCGCGAGGTGAGCGCGGGTCACATGCGACACAGAGAGCGGCTCTCCAGTTCGGAGGGCCGCTTTTCCGTCGATGTCACCGGGTTCCGTCTGTGAAAGTGTGAGCTGCGCGAATGCGCGATCACTGTGCAGACATCGAACTAGGGAGTCGTTGCATGTGGAGAGACAGTAGTAGATCGCCGCGAATGTGGCACGGAGCCACGCAACATGCGATGTGGATGGTCGCATTGTTTCTCGCGACCGCGCTGAGCCTCGTACCAGCGTTCGCATCCGCCCAGGTGATCACTGGTGGAGGAACGATCAATCAGAATCCAAACGGAAGCTATTCGGCATCGTTCACCGTTACCGGTACCAGCGGGCACATCTACGATTTCAGCAGCAGTTGTACGGGATATGTCACCTCATGCGGTGTACCATCTCCCGAAGGGCTCAGCGCACGCACGGGGCATTTGAGTGCGACGGCCACTGTCACTTATACGACCGCTTCGGCCGGCAGTGGCACGCTTACTTTTCAGACCTTCGACGAATCCACTCTCGGCACGGTTTCGGCGACGCTGAACGTGTCACCGGTGAACACAGCCACGCCGTCTGTGACTGCAGATGACAACACCTGGTACACATCCGAAAATGCGAGCACCAACTATCCTCATTTTCATATCACCAACAACGGCAATACCGCGGCGAGTTACACGTTGTCGTATTCGTGTTCCGGCAATGTGTCGAGCTGTTCCGTAAGCTCGCCTAGTCCAACGATAGCGGCCGGAAGCTCCGCCGATATAGCGGTTTACTACCACACGGGGCCGTTCACGAGCGGGAACGCGACCGTCGGGTTGTCCGCAACGTCACCGTACTCGGAGACGGCGTCCAAGTCGATTACGGTGGTGCCGCTCTCGGAAGCCGTATCGGTGAGTCCGAAGGGTGGTACGACATCGGTATCGATACCAGGGGCGCAGGGAAGCGTGCCGTTCACTGTTATCGATATGGGCAACTCGAGCCCGGTGACGTACCACGTCACGTTCTCGTGCAGCGGAGTAGTGACGACGTGTCCGTCGCCATACGATCTGGCGGTAGCGAGTGGTTCGCCTGAGACTCGGTACCCGCAGTTCTGGGTGAGCCCCGACCTGGCTGGTGGAACGGGAACGTTCGCGATGACGGCGTCGATCTTCGACGGGTTCAATACTTATAGTGATTACGGATCGTATACAGTTACGGTACCGGATACGAGAACCTACACCGTTGCTGTTACGCCTACAGCGTTCGACGACTACACGGCAGAGAATGTATCGACCAACTACATCTTCACTGTAACGAACAACGGGAATACAGCAGCGACATATAGCCTTGGCGCTTCGTGCACCGGTGGGGAAACAAGTTGCGCAGTGGCGCCGACCGTGTACCTCGCCGCCGGATCGTCATCGCCTGTGGCTGTAAGTTTCAACACGAGTGCTGCAGGAAGTACAGGGTATGTCTCTCTCGTTGCGACAGGGTTGTCAAACAGCTCGACCGGCCAGGTTCACGTGATCCCACTGTCTCAAGCCGTGAGCGTTTCGGCGGGGGTGGCGAGCGCCGCGATGACACAAGGCAATTCGCAGGCACTGGGCTTCACGATCAGCGCGATTGGCAACACAACCAGTCCGATCACCTATACGCTCGGTACCGTTTGTACGGGTGTTGTGACCTGTCCTGCGACACCAACGCCATCGAGCGTCAATATCACGCCAGGCAGTCCCGGAAGCAGCAACGGTCTCGTTACCGCTTCGAGCAATCCTGCTGGCGGCGCGGGCGCGGTGACACTGACCGCGAGCTACACAAATGCATGGGGTCAGCTGTACCAGTCGAGTGCGACGACGACGATAACAGTTCCGGATGTGCGGAATGACTCGGTGATCGTTACGCCCAAGAACGACTCGATCGTGTCCGCTCCGGCCAATGCCAGTACGAGCTATGGCTTCAAGGTCCGTAACGCGGGAAACAATTCGGCGACGTACAGTCTTTCCATCACCTCGTGTACGGGGACGGCAAGCGGTACGGGTGGATGCTCGTTCGGGACGGGCGGTAATACCATAACAGTCAATGCCGGCAGCACGGGGACCGCATCGGTGTACTTCAGCACCGGCCCCGTGAATCAGACAATCACGATCGGGTTGCACGCAACGGCTACGACGCCGGCCGGTCACGTATACTCCGACGATGGTCTGGTCGAGATCATTCCTGCCATCAAAGGTGCGCCGATCATCGACCTGAGCAAGGCGAACTTCGGAGAAGCGATAACACGTGACCGATGCCTGACGATATCACTCGGCAAGGGTGCTGCATACAACTGCGGCGATCTGAGGCTCGTACACGTGCTTCCGACCATCCAGACCTACACCGAGCCGCGGACGCCAGCGCTGATATACGACAGCCAGCACGCAGCGCCGCATCCGATTATTTCGGCGGATGTGATACTTCCGTCGGACTCACTGCTTCCGCCGACGGTGAGTGAATCGCTCAAGGTAGCTGGAGTAACGCGCGCCACGGCTACGTGGGCTGGATCAGCATGGAGTGCGACCGGCACGGCGAGGCGTGTTGCGCTGTCGTTCGACGCATCGAGCCTTGCTACAGGAGTGTATCCATACACCGTCACTGTGACGAGCAACTTCACGTCTGGACCACTCAGCACCAGCGCGTCCGGAAATCTCATCGTGGTGAACAGGAGCGCGAGCTCTGGATGGTGGGTTGCAGGCGTGGAGCAGCTGTTCTTCCCGTCCGATACATCGACGCGTCTCTGGGTTGGCGGCGACGGCAGCGCGCGACTGTATCACTGGGTGAGCGCCAACGTATGGAAGGCGGCCAGCGTCGACCGGCCGGACAGTCTCACGCTCTCGGGAAGCACCTATACGCGCTGGGATGAGCATCGGTTGCAGGTACAGTTCGATGCATCGGGAAGACACGTTGCAACGGTGACGCGCCAGGGGCACGTCACTTCCTTCGGCTATAGCGGAACAGTGCTGACGTCGATCACAGTACCTGGTGCATCGTCGGCGTACACGTTCTTCCGTACCGGTACCGCAATCGACTCCGTGAAGAGCCTCGATCGCAAAGTTACGCTCACGCGCGGAGCTTCGAGTCTGACGTTCACCGACCCCGACGGTAGCACTGTGCGGTACGACTATGCGGGCTCGACGCCGGTCATCAACAAGCGAACGGATCAGCTTGGCAACGTTACTACATATCAGCTCGACTCGATCTCCAGCACGCTTTCCGGCGTGAGCGTCGCGATGCAGAGCCCGTCGTCGGCGATAGTCACAACTTTCCGTGCTGCCGAGGGTGCCGCGCTCTCGGGTCCGATCGACAGCGACAGCGTGTATACCCTCGTGAATGGTCCTCGCGCCGACACTACGGTTACCAGGGTGTGGGTCGATCGCTTCGGCGAGCCTGCCAGGATCGTGAACGCGCTTGGTGGGTCCACGTTGCTCGAGCGGACTGACTCGCGGTTCCCCGCGCTGGTGACGCAAACAACCGACCCAACGGGATTCATTACTACCGCTACGTACGACAGCCACGGCAACGATTCGACTGTCACGAGACACAATCCTCTCGGCGACGGCTCCAATCCGACCACTTCGTACAGCTGGGACCAGACATTCGATTTCATCAGCGGTATCACTCAGCCAACGGGTGAGAAGATGACGATGATCTACGACCCGGCGACAGGAAACAGGACATCGCAGTACCCGGGCACGAGCTCGAGTCGTGCGGTGCAGTTCTTCTACGATCCGGTAACGAAGAATCTTTCTGCGTCTCAGCTGCCTGGCACGACTGCTCGTGACTCGATTGCGTATGACTCGCTTGGAAACGTCGCGTTCACGAAAACGCCACTCGGTCACGAAACCACGTACGCTCGTGACGCAACGGGACGAATCGTCGGGACCACGGGACCGCTCGACAACGCCGGTAATTACCACATATATACACAAATTCAGCTCGACAGGATGGGCCGTGACACGATGGTCGCGAGCTGGAGCGACTCGGGCGCCAACTCACCGGGTTATATAATCCGCAAGAGTTACGACGCCGAGGGGAATCTGCTATCCGTCGTGAGCAAAAACGATCCGAATCAGGCCATCGGGACGATCAGAACGACGATGACGTACGACGCACTTGCTCGCGAAACGGCAGAATATACGATCGGCGCTGCCGGTGATACGGTGACAGCAAAACATTTCACATACGACGCCGCGGGGAACAGGACCAATGGCGGATCTGATGGCGGAGCCGGCGTATCAGTTACGTTCGACGCACTGAACCGGCAGATCATGCGCAAAAGCATCGATGATTCGGCCGCCTATTCATACGATGCGGCGGGTCGGTTGCTGACGGCAAACAACCGCTACGCTCAAGTATCGCGCGGCTACTATCCTGGTGGTGCGCTGCGCGTGGATACTCTTCGGGTAGCTGTGACGGATACGACTGTGGGAATCCCCGCACGGTTTGCCCAGCACGTGTATCGCGATTCGGTAACGTACGACGCTTCCGAGAGAAGGGCTACGTTGATATATCCCGACAACAGCGCCGCGACGTATGCGTACGATCCGGTGTTTGGTAATATCGCAACGATCATTGGTCCCGTCGGGAAGGCATACTCGATGCAGTACGATCTGTCGGGTCGCCTGGCCGAGCAGGTAAGGTTGAGCGGGACTGCAGACAGTGTTTACGAATCGTTCGGATACGATGACGATTCGCGTCTGGTGCGCGACACCGTCAAGGGAGCCGGTCTGTACAGCTCGACGTTGCGTACAGGGTCAGTGCAATATGACGCACGCGACAAGGTGTTGAATGCTCCAAACAGCATTGCTCCGGAAGCGTTTACCTACTCGCCGCTTGGCGCTGTTATCGCCGGCAACACGATGAGTGGCGCGACCGAGGAGTTCACCGTCGATGCTCTAGGCAATGCATACACGCACGAGCTGAATGGCGTGACGTCGAGCTATGCCTATCATGCTGGCACAACGCGGCTCGACATGATGCTGACGCCGAACGGGATCTACACCGATACCACGCGGTACGCGTACGACATCGACGGCAACCGGCTCGATGAGACGACCTCGCACTATCTCTCAGATCCGACGCCCGGGTTCACCAACAACTGTGCTCCAGCGGGCGATGCTCTCTGCATCAACACGGCAAGGAGCTACTCGTACAACGACGAGAACCTTCTGGAGCAGACCTATGTGATGATCGATTCGACGGTCACTCATCCGGGCTACTATCCGTACACGACCGACGAGCACTTCCGGTACGACGCACTGGGCCGGAGAGTGTGGGCCCGGATGAATCACAGCGCGAACTGCAGCAAGCAGAAGCCGTGGGGTGGCTGCTTCAACACGCTGCTGCGCTCGGTGTGGGACGGTAATCAGTTGATCTACGAGATCCAGACCAGTGCCGACAGTACAGCATCACTGGAGAACGACAGTCCAAGCGGGAGCGGGAGCTACGGGATCGTGAGCTACGTGCATGGTGCGGAGCTGGATGCGCCGCTCGCGATCTACAAGGGTGGGAGCCTGGCCGTGCTACCGTATGTGAACTACCGGGGCGAGACGGATATGGTTGTTTGCCCGAACGTGTGTAGCGGTGTGCCGATGCCGGGTCTGACCGATGGATTGAACCATCTGGACGGCGGGACGACATCGGGCCCGACGGGGTTCTATGGTACGCTTCAGTCGGAGGGGAAGACTGGAAGCGGGCTGGTGTATGCGCGGAACCGGTACGTGGATCCCGAGACGGGCAAGTTCACGCAGGCGGATCCGATCGGGCTAGCGGGTGGGGTGAATGCCTGGGGGTTTGTGGGCGGGGATCCGGTGTCCTACAGTGATCCCTTCGGCCTGTGCCCACCATGGCCCGATTGCATCGCTCAAGGCATCGCCAATTGGGGCGCTCAGCGCGGTGGTACCGTCGGCACAATTGCCCTAAACGGCGGTGCAGCGCTGAACGCAGGATTCGAAGCGATCGGCATCAATGACGCCGCGCGAGGTGGCGAGGCTATTGGCAATGGTCAGTACAAAGCCGCCGCAGGCTTCCTCGCCCTTACCTTTGGTGGTGAGGCATTCAAAGGTGCAAAACTGCTCAAGAATGTCCACGGCGGTTCTGCTACGGTGGACGAGGCATTGCGAGGAGCGGAGAAGTGGCTTGGGGAGGGATACCGAGAGCTGGACGAGGGAGTATTCCGCTCAGCCGACGGCACCCGACAGTTCCGTATGACAACGCGGGACTTGACAGACAAGAACCCGCATGTGCATTTCGAATCGGTCGGAAAGAACGGCAAGACGATCGAGCAGAACGCGCACGTTTATCTGCAGCAATAGCTGCAAGAGGACAAATGCGATACGTCACACTGATTCAGCCAGCGGACATCCACCCGGCGGCGAGACACTTCAAAGGGCTTCCGGCCGAACTGACGAATGAGCAGGATTCTCCGGAAGAGATGCCCTGGCCACGGGTTCTCGTGATCAGACAGAGTAAGGGGGGAGTCTTTCTCGATCGTTACACCGAGGAAGGCGAATCGGGCGGCGACACCTGGCACCAGAGCATTGAGGAGGCGCGAGAACAAGCACTCGCTGAGTACAACGGCAGCGTAGGGCCGTGGCGGGACGTTCCCGCGGAAGTGGATGATGCGGAGCTGATCGCCTTCGCGCTAAGCGAATTCGGCACACAGTAGCGCCACGTTATCAGGTGAGAGCCGCATGAGGGATTCGCTCATGCGGCTCTCGTTCCAAACAGAAGACAGTTCTACGGCTGTTTGGCCGTCTTGCATCACTACGATCCCCTAGCGCCATCAGGTCTCAATTCGGAGGCACGCAGGATGCACGCGGGGGTGTTGGTCCTCAGCCGGGGTGAGCCACGTCCGTGGCGGCGATCCGAGCGCGATCAAGTCTTATGGAGAAGGCTGCGGGATGTCGCTGGGAGCCTGTGCCCGCGCCTCGAATCATCCGACGGATCCGCGCCCGATCACCGCGTACTGCATTTGCTCCTTCTCGCGACATCGGTTATCAAACAGCTCGGTGCAGCTCGGCGTGACCGCGACTCTCGATGCTGTCATGGACTCGGAGGCGACTGCGACTCGCGCACAGCGAACAGCACACCGTGCACGAGTGTCCCTCGACACCCTGGTATCGGAGACGATCCGCACTCTTCCTAATGGCAGCAAAGCATTCCAGTCTGAAGTCTCTGGGCGAGTTCCCGGAAGTAAGGCCGTATACGAGAGGCAGGTTGACGCTTCTGGAAAGACGTTGGAATTTACCAAGACTACGGTCGATCCCGCTGGCAATGATGTTCATGTGAAAGACAAGATTCGGAACACCACCATCTACCCTCAACAGCAAGGCCGCCATGAAAGACCGTGCTAGCTTGCTTCGATCCTTGATCGACTTCGACGATCCAATTCAGGAGATCATGGCCGAACTGCAGCAACTCCCATGGGATGTCGAGATACCCGTGGTTCAGTTCTCCGTTGGCGATGCCACATCCGTTCTAAGGAGATACGAAGCCGGTCAGCTCTCTGCACCAGATATCGAAGCGTGGGCCAATGCAATTGAGGGACGCGATGACATCGGTATCGACGATCATCTGGACCTGCGTGAAATGATTTACCAGCTTGCCAACCCGTCATTGACGCAACGATTGACTCGTGATGCAGCACAGGGCTGGCTCAAAAAGCTAGGCGGATAATTGGTCGACGACTGCGGCAGTAGTGGATGTCTCGTTACTGCCGCAGTCGTGCTTTCTGACTTCTGCGCGTCTGCAACATAAGTGCGACCTCACCGTGCGGCGGCGGGTCGTGTATAGTCCTGGGCGTCGTGCGCTGTTTGCATCGCAGAACCTCGGGAGTGGTGAGCAGCAGTAGGCCGAGTGTGAATTGGTGCTTCGTGAGATGGCCGGATCACAGGACCTCTGTCGCCCATGCGGATGATTCGGGAGCGAGCTGTGTATTTCTTGGCGGATCATTACGATCCTGTCCGGATCTCCGAGCTTCATTACCCTCCGTGTAGCCACGGCCCAATGCTGCGGACGAGCATTCAGCTATCGTCGGGGGCGTGCGCCAGCTCCCGGCACGGCCGACCAATCTTGAGACCGTCCGCGCTCTTCGTGTAGCGGCATCACTTGCAAATATCAAACAGCGCCGACTTTCAGCGTACATTCCGATCCTTTCCGCAACGATCAACCGGCCTTGGCGTTCTGGAGATCATCGATGTCTTCAGGTGCGACGTCGAGTGATTTCACCCCTGGCGCGATGCATCTTCACAGACGACTGAAATTAGGAAGTTAGAATCCTGCCCCCGAACCCCGCATCGATGCAACATTTATCAATAGATTTGATACAGTCACTGAAGGAACGCGATACACCGTCGAAGTGGAGATCGGGTTTAATATGCCAGATGCGCTGATCGATCGATCTTTGCGCGGCGTGGTTCGGAGCTGGGTCCGGCGATTCGTGCTCGAGCCGATGCGTTCCGCCACACATGGAAGATTCACGAATGACTGATACAGCTCCGCCAGTCGGCAAACAACCACAGCGCGGACCATTTGCATGGGTGCACGCGTTCACGGGTTTCTATCCGGCGATGGCCGAAGAATTCTCCCACCTGGATCCGGTAACGCGGTTCCTCTACGCGTCGCGCAGCGTCATCCTGGTGATCTCCGCACAGGCTGCTTTGATCGCCGGACTGCTTGCCGTGATCGCCGGCGGCTTCGAGCCCATTCCGTTCGTGCTGGTGCTCGTTGGCTACGTGGTGCTCCACGCGATCAGCAACCTGTCCAACGATTATTTTGGATATCGCAGAGGACACGACACGGCTGACTCGCCGCGCCGACGCTACACCCTGCATCCGATCGCAAGCGGGGCAGTGACACCGCGGCTGCTGATCACCGGGCTCGTCATTCTCTCCGCCATAGCAGCGGCGATTGCGGTTTACTTCGTCACGTTGCGCGGACGGAATGCACTTGGACTGGTAATCGCAGGCGCACTGCTGCTCTATGCATACGACGCCGCCCCGAAAGCATTGAAGGAGCTCGGGCTCGGTGAGGCAGCTGCGTTCGTCGTATGGGGACCGCTGATGATCGGAGGCGGCTACTACGTGATCACCGGACAGTGGTCGGCGGCCGCGTTTCTCGCATCCGTACCATACGGGCTCGGCGTCGCGTCGATTCTCATTGGAAAGCACATCGATCAGCGCGGCTTCGACTCGTCGCAGGAGCAGCGGACGCTGCCGGTCCTGCTTGGCGAGCGTCGCGCGCGATTGTTGAATCAATCGGTGCTGGTTGGCATGTACGTTGTGATCGTAATCGCGGTCATCATGCACGCGCTGACGCCATTCGCCCTGCTGGTGGTGTTTGCGGCCCCGCGCGCGATGCGTGCGCTCCGCGTGATGTCGCGACCGGCACCGGCCGAAGCGCCGGCTGGCTACGTTGGTTGGCCGCTATGGTATCATCGGATGTGCCTGGTGCACAATCGCGCGTTCGGCTGGCTGTACATCGCAGGCCTCGGCGCAGGCGCGCTGTTCGCAACCTTTCTCGCGCGCTAATCGCCGACCATCCGCGCCAGTTTCCGTATACTCCATATTCCGAACGCAGGTCCAATAGCGAGCATGGCGAACGCCCAGCGCCAACTCACTAACTGCGCCATGTGCGGAATTCCCTGAATCGTCACCATCGTCAACAGAAATCCAAGTGACGTCTGCACGGTAAGCGCAGTCCCCACAGCGTGAGGCGGGACACTTTCCGTAACGAGTACCGAGAACTGCGCGCTGTCCGCGATCACGAAAAAGCCCCACACGAGCGCAACTGGAACGACAAGCCACAACGTCATGCCGAAGGTGAGTCCGATAAGCAGCGCACACAAGCCGCTCATCGTCATCGCAACCGTTACAAGCCACTCGCGCCCGCGTCGGTCCGCGACCAGACCACCCCAGATGCATCCCGCTCCACCGATCGCGAGCGCGGCAAACGATACCGCGGACGCAATGGACGTCGCACCACCTGCGTGACCCTGGTGCGCGATGATGCTCGCCGAGATGAATAAGGGCAGCCACGTCCACGCTGCGTACAGCTCCCACATGTGACCCAGATATCCACCTGTCGCGAGCCGGAAACACGGCTCGCGCATGATGTCGGCAACGAGCCTCCATGAGAACGGGCGCGGCGGAAACGGATACGGTCCGTCGCGATATCCGAATGTCACGAGCGCCGCTGCAAGGAGTGCGGCAACAGACGCGGTGAGAACCACAGGGCGGATTCCAGCGCCGGGAATTGCATGCACGAGATAGGGCGTCGCCTTTCCAACTGTCAGCGCGCCTACTATCGCTCCGACAGCGAGTCCGCGGCGCGCGCGAAACCAGGTGGAGATCATCTTCATCGCTGGCGGATAGACGGCGGCGAGTGCGATACCGGTGAGCATGCGACACGCAAGCGCGGTACGAAATCCCGGTGCGAGAAGCAGCGCAGCATTCGACGCCGATCCAACCAATGCGCCGGCGGCGAACAGGCGGCCGGCTGGTACGATGTCGACCACGTTGAGCGTCGCGAGCACCGCGGTGCCGACTACGAAGCCGAGCTGAACGATCGTAGTCAGCCACCCCGACTGCGATGCGCTGAGGTCCCACAACGTGCGATACTGTGCCGACACCGCACTCGCGGCGAACCAGAGCGACATGCCGAGCAGCTCAGCGCACGCAAGCAGCACGAGCATGCGCCAGCGCGATGGATGCGTGTCAGCTGGAAGTGTCACGGACGGGGCGCGCACTGCGCCATCACCAGCAGGTACAGATCGCGCGAACAAATTCGGTGAGACCATGAAGGAGGAAACTGGCTGACCAGCGGCTCCGCCGCAATCCAATGGACGGGTCTGCGCTCGTCCGCAGGAGCGATCCGTGCTACAGCCAGCCCTTCTCTCTCGCTATCCGAGCTGCTTCCACCCTCGTCGATGCGCCCAGTTTCGACATCGCCTCCGACAGATAATTGCGCACGGTTCCCTCCGACAGGCAGAGCATCGATGCTATCTCGGCGCTGGTCTTTCCTTCGCCGGCAAACCGTAACGCCTGTCTCTCCCGATCAGTGAGCGGATCAGGTGCGCTCCACGCCTCGGCGGCAAGATCGGGATCCACCGCGCGAAGTCCAGCGTGGACACGGCGCACAGCGCTCGCCAGCATCTCCGGCGGGCTGTCCTTCAACAGATATCCGCTGGCGCCAGCTTCCAGCGCGCGACGCAGATAACCAGCGCGTGCGAACGTAGTAAGAATCACGACCCGCGTCGACGATTTGAGTCGCTTGAGCTCGGCCGCTACTTCGAGACCGGTGAGATGCGGCATCTCGATATCGGTCAGGAGCACGTCTGGTGCATGTTCGACCACGAGTGATACGGCCTCACGTCCGTCGCGAGCACGCGCGACGACATGAATATCAGGCTCGATCTCGAGCAACGCGGATAGCGCGCCGAGCACCATCCCCTGATCCTCGGCGACAATCACACGGATTGTCATGCCGGCACGGCGAGTCGCGCGCCAGGCGCAGCGTCGGGTTGCGCGGGTGCGATCGATGCGAGCGTCACGAGAATCCGCGTTCCATTAACCGACTCGACGGAGATGTGGCCGCCGACCGATGTTACACGCTCGCGCATTCCGGTCACTCCGTTGCCATCCGGCGCCTGCTTGCCAATCCCGTCGTCATAAATGGAGAACGTTCGCACAGCATTCACACCGATGAGCGCGATGTCGCAACGCGTTGCATTTGCATGGCGGACGACGTTGGTCACTGCCTCCCGGAGAACGAGCGAAAGAACAGCTTCTTCCGCAGGAGAGAGCTGTACGGGCTCGATGTTCGCGCGCATCTCCATACCGCCGGCCTTAAGCATCGATTCTGCACTTGAAATCTCGCTGGCCAACCCGGAATCGCGATAGCCGGCGACCGCTGCCCTCACTTCCGAAAGCGCATCCCGCGAAATGCGCTCGACGTCTCGAATCTCGATCGCAGCGCGCGCCGGATCGCGATCGGCGAGGCGCGACGCGAGCGATGCCTTGAGCGTTATGAGAGATAGCGTGTGGCCAAGCAGATCGTGCAGGTCGCGGGCGATCCGCTCTCGTTCGGCGAGTTTGGCAAGATGTCCGATCTCCTCGTTCGCGCGACGGAGTCGCCTATTGGTCTCGCGGACTCTTGCGAAGTGACTGTTGCTGAAGCCAACGACAGCGCTGATCCCCACCTGCCAGCCCCATGTCCAGGGCGGAAGATGCAGAACTATCGCTTCGATCAGCGCTGTCGCGACCACGACCAGAATGCCCTGCGTCGCACGTCGCGCCGGCCGCAGGTTGCCGGCGAAAGACGCCGCGTAGACCGTGAGCACCGGTGCGCCAGGATTGACCGGGGTAAGTACGAGACCGATGATACCGATGCTCGCGATTATCCAGTACATCTCACGGTTGCCTCGGCACCAGAACCCGCGGAAATACAGCGGCAGGAATAGAATGCCGCCAGCAATCGTGGCGATCCAGACTCCAGTGCTGGCGTGCGAGAGCGCGGGCCACATGAACAGCACG
It encodes:
- a CDS encoding response regulator transcription factor — translated: MTIRVIVAEDQGMVLGALSALLEIEPDIHVVARARDGREAVSLVVEHAPDVLLTDIEMPHLTGLEVAAELKRLKSSTRVVILTTFARAGYLRRALEAGASGYLLKDSPPEMLASAVRRVHAGLRAVDPDLAAEAWSAPDPLTDRERQALRFAGEGKTSAEIASMLCLSEGTVRNYLSEAMSKLGASTRVEAARIAREKGWL
- a CDS encoding sensor histidine kinase, encoding MSGAPSSRFRVLPRDPEIGWTPFAWLIYYPVLFMWPALSHASTGVWIATIAGGILFLPLYFRGFWCRGNREMYWIIASIGIIGLVLTPVNPGAPVLTVYAASFAGNLRPARRATQGILVVVATALIEAIVLHLPPWTWGWQVGISAVVGFSNSHFARVRETNRRLRRANEEIGHLAKLAERERIARDLHDLLGHTLSLITLKASLASRLADRDPARAAIEIRDVERISRDALSEVRAAVAGYRDSGLASEISSAESMLKAGGMEMRANIEPVQLSPAEEAVLSLVLREAVTNVVRHANATRCDIALIGVNAVRTFSIYDDGIGKQAPDGNGVTGMRERVTSVGGHISVESVNGTRILVTLASIAPAQPDAAPGARLAVPA